One window of Mesoplasma syrphidae genomic DNA carries:
- the pheT gene encoding phenylalanine--tRNA ligase subunit beta encodes MIITRKWLEQHLNLNNISNDQISLALNSLGFEVEETCDFANLNEELVIGYVVESIPIEGTHLRFNKVNIGAQKLLEIVCGAANVNSGQFVIVAKVGTKIANGMRLDEREIRGYKSQGMICALNEIGLSNNVLTELEADSIYVINSAKDLTSKLGKSISEINFDDYIWDMDLTLNRSDALAATQLLKEISNYFKISYDKNNFKSIVNKTNAFEVNIEIAKEIEENVRTVAYATIEITNNDFRLEAKDDLWLKFSHSKATDNNFEQLANKAALESGQPVILLDANKIEKNLKLESISVDNKSAIALTSNNKLVNIIGKKTELEFAINQQTTQVIAVFLNFNPVTMRKQQKDLNLSNIDLQRYIKPLNPNLFGFAYEVLLSNLSAYGLVKKASEVKSIKQAYINRVIYELPLSKITDLLGINISIKEIKELFKYLDFEVTGEAKNLVFKIDPNRTDLYGQNDICEEVARLYGYDNILEQPLNVVARKNTKNISHKLQVKIGDYLIGQGFNNTKTYSLIASEKVEKWNLFDIKNPVKLMSPLSKLHETYRTNLISSLIDVAIYNSSVGNKNLKLWEVADLYAHDNFRERHLAFLVSGTVLDDKITKTKVEANYFYVKGITEAILRLYRIDLSKVSFTVCESVIDELHPYVNAEIKYENQLLGFIFELNPKFENIKKLNKTFGIELNINALEHVSQKQYVSQEFSKYQQSSRDISLVVSHEQQYQDLIKKLTDNVDYLIATNLIDEYQDHELAAAQTKSIAISFIFNAFDHQLTEAEINDQWAVVLNNANSLNAKVR; translated from the coding sequence ATGATTATTACAAGAAAATGATTAGAGCAGCATCTAAACTTAAATAATATCAGCAATGATCAAATTTCATTAGCCTTAAATTCTCTTGGATTTGAAGTTGAAGAAACATGTGATTTTGCTAATTTAAATGAGGAATTGGTAATTGGATATGTTGTTGAATCAATTCCAATTGAAGGTACACATTTACGTTTCAATAAAGTCAATATTGGAGCTCAAAAATTGTTAGAAATTGTTTGCGGGGCTGCAAACGTAAATTCAGGTCAATTTGTAATTGTTGCCAAAGTAGGAACAAAAATTGCGAATGGAATGAGATTAGACGAACGTGAAATTCGCGGATATAAATCACAAGGAATGATTTGTGCTTTAAATGAAATTGGTTTGTCAAATAATGTATTGACAGAATTAGAAGCTGATTCAATTTATGTGATTAACTCAGCAAAAGATTTAACATCTAAATTAGGTAAGTCAATTAGTGAAATTAATTTTGATGATTATATTTGAGATATGGATTTAACTTTGAATCGCAGTGATGCTTTAGCAGCGACACAGTTATTAAAAGAAATTTCTAACTATTTTAAAATTTCATATGACAAAAATAATTTCAAATCTATTGTAAATAAAACAAATGCTTTTGAAGTAAATATAGAAATTGCCAAAGAGATAGAAGAAAACGTTCGTACTGTTGCTTATGCAACTATTGAAATCACTAATAATGATTTTAGATTAGAAGCCAAAGATGATTTGTGATTAAAATTTTCTCATTCAAAAGCGACTGACAATAATTTTGAGCAATTAGCAAACAAAGCAGCACTTGAATCAGGACAACCAGTTATTTTATTAGACGCTAATAAAATTGAAAAGAATTTAAAACTGGAAAGTATTAGTGTTGATAATAAGAGTGCTATTGCTTTAACATCAAATAATAAACTTGTTAATATAATTGGTAAAAAAACAGAACTTGAGTTTGCAATTAATCAGCAAACAACTCAGGTAATAGCCGTTTTTTTAAATTTTAATCCAGTAACAATGCGTAAGCAGCAAAAAGATTTAAACTTGTCAAACATTGATCTACAGCGCTACATTAAACCACTAAATCCAAATTTATTCGGCTTTGCATATGAAGTTTTATTAAGTAATTTATCAGCTTATGGTTTGGTAAAAAAAGCTAGTGAAGTTAAATCAATTAAACAAGCTTATATAAATCGCGTAATTTACGAATTGCCGTTATCAAAAATCACCGATTTGTTGGGAATTAATATCTCAATTAAAGAAATCAAAGAGCTTTTCAAATATTTGGATTTTGAAGTAACAGGAGAGGCCAAAAACTTGGTCTTTAAAATTGACCCAAATAGAACTGATTTGTATGGCCAAAATGATATTTGTGAAGAAGTTGCTCGTCTATATGGTTATGATAATATTTTAGAACAGCCATTAAACGTTGTTGCTCGTAAAAATACCAAAAATATTAGTCACAAATTACAAGTTAAGATTGGAGATTATTTAATAGGTCAGGGGTTTAATAACACTAAAACTTATTCACTAATTGCTAGTGAAAAAGTTGAAAAGTGAAATTTATTTGATATAAAAAATCCCGTTAAATTAATGAGTCCATTGTCAAAACTGCATGAAACATATCGAACAAACTTAATTTCATCATTAATCGATGTAGCAATTTATAATTCGTCAGTTGGCAATAAAAATTTAAAGTTATGGGAAGTAGCAGATTTATATGCGCATGATAATTTCCGTGAACGCCATTTAGCATTCTTAGTTTCAGGAACTGTATTGGATGACAAGATTACTAAAACCAAAGTTGAGGCTAATTATTTTTATGTTAAGGGAATAACTGAAGCAATTTTAAGATTGTATCGAATTGATTTAAGCAAAGTATCATTTACAGTTTGTGAGTCTGTTATTGATGAACTACATCCATACGTTAATGCAGAAATTAAGTATGAAAATCAATTACTAGGATTTATTTTTGAACTAAATCCCAAATTTGAAAACATTAAAAAACTTAACAAAACTTTTGGAATTGAGTTAAACATTAATGCTTTGGAGCACGTTTCTCAAAAACAATATGTGTCTCAAGAATTTTCTAAGTATCAACAATCATCAAGAGATATATCATTAGTTGTTAGCCATGAACAACAATATCAAGACTTAATTAAAAAGTTGACAGATAATGTAGATTATTTGATAGCTACAAATTTAATTGATGAATATCAAGATCATGAACTTGCAGCAGCTCAAACTAAGTCAATTGCTATTTCGTTTATATTCAATGCTTTTGATCATCAATTAACTGAAGCTGAAATTAACGACCAGTGAGCTGTGGTCTTGAATAATGCTAATAGTTTAAACGCAAAAGTAAGATAA
- the rpmF gene encoding 50S ribosomal protein L32, translated as MAVPFRKTSKAAKNKRRSHLALAAASIVSCGNCGAMIKPHRVCRECGFYKGKEAKSIEA; from the coding sequence ATGGCTGTACCATTTAGAAAAACTAGTAAGGCTGCTAAAAATAAAAGAAGATCTCACTTAGCTTTAGCAGCAGCATCAATTGTTTCATGTGGAAACTGTGGTGCTATGATTAAACCACACCGCGTATGTAGAGAATGTGGTTTCTATAAAGGAAAAGAAGCAAAATCAATTGAAGCTTAA